From the bacterium genome, the window TCCACCTGGCTTCTATTGAGAAGGAAACAGAGCCTTTATACCCTCTTGCCAGCTATATTTATGCTTTTGGTCACCATTTCCGCTCTGATAATCCAATTGATGAGGTTCATCTCCGCAAGGGATATAGTTCTTTCTATAATCACTTTTCTTTTGATAGTTCTTGCGACTTTCATTACAGAAGAGAGCTTAAGGCTTTGGATTACACATAAAGTTTTGAAAAACGAGAAGGAGAGGTGAAAGATTATGTTGGCTTTGGTAGGAATGTTTGTGTTTGCAAACTTACAGCCCTTTGTCATCAGCTCTTTTGAGGAAAAGGGCGAATTGGAAAAGATAGTGTGTAACAGCACCAAGATAGAAAGAACGACGGTCGGCGCTACGCATGGACGCTATGCATTAAAGGTTGAATTCCTTCCTTCGGCTTGGCCGAATATCTACTTTAAAGTTGGTCAGGCTTTCCAAAGCGGCGATTGGAGCGGGTTCGGAGGATTGGTAGTTGATGTGACGAATCCCCAGAAGCAAGCCATTGCCCTTCATATAAGGGTTGACGACGATTTCTCTGCCGATGGGATAAATCATTGCCGAACGGGATATATCTCGTTGAAACCAAACAGCAAGACGACGATAGCTATGCCTCTTAAATCCGCGATTCCGCCTGGGATGAGGGGTGGACCGCCCATTCTCCCAGGCGCTTCAATGATGGGAGTGAGTGGTCCCGAGTTAGATTGGTCCCATATAGTGGCGTTTCAGTTTTTCCTCTCTCAACCGGAAAAACCGGTGGCTTTGATTTTTGATAATATCCGGCTCGTCCCTATTTCGCCCCAAAATTGGAAAGGAATAGTTGACCGCTATGGTCAATATGCGGGAAGCGATTGGAAGGGGAAAGTGCATAGGGACGTCGATTTCAAAAAACAATTGGAGGAAGAGGAGAAATGGCTTAAAGCTCATCCATCTTTTCCCGATAGGGACGAATTCGGCGGATGGAAGGATGGTCCCCAGTTGAAGGCGACAGGTTTTTTCAGAACAGCCTATGTTGAGGAGGGAAAAGAGACAGAACCCCCAAAGGATTTGAAAGAAGGCAAGGGACGCTGGTGGCTCGTTACTCCCACGGGACATCTATTCTTCTCACTGGGGATTGATTGCGTTGGGCACTGGGAGGTTTCACCCATAAAGGGGAGGGAATACCTCTTCAGCTGGCTTCCCTCCTCGGAAGACCCCCTCAGGGAATTCTATCAAGACGATAAGATAAATTTTTACGCTATGAATTTGAAGCGAAAATACGGAGATAATTGGCAGGAAAAATGGAGGGAGATGGTTAAGAAGCGTCTTCCCGCCTGGGGTTTCAACACAATCGGCAATTGGTCATCATCGGAGGTATTTAAGCAGGGCATCCCCTATGTTGTAGCCATACATTATGGTGGCGATTTTGCTCGGTTCCCCATGCCCGATGTTTTTGATGAGAGGTTTAAGAGGACAGTTGAGCGAGTGATAGATAACGCTACAAGGGAATGGCGTGATGACCCTTGGTGTTTGGGTTATTTCGTTGATAACGAGCTCCCTTGGGGAGGGTGGGGAGGTGACCCGGGCTCAAGATACCAACTCGTGCTCAGGGCATTAGCAAGCGACGGTAAGCTTTACACTAAGAGAGAATTCACGCGAATTTTAAGGGAAAAATATGGAGATATAGAAAAGATAAACAAAGCTTGGAATATAAAAGTTGAATCCTGGGATGAATTCCTGGAGAAACCTGTGCATTTACCTCCACAGATGACGCAGGAATGTATAGCTGATTTAAGCGAGCTCCTTACCCATTTCGCGAGGAAATACTTCCAGGTAGTTAGAGATGCCCTTAAGAGATATGCTCCCAACCAGCTTTATCTTGGCTGTAGATTTGCCTCTCGTCCGTGGGAGGTTGTGAAAGTATCGGCTGAATTCTGCGATGTCGTTAGCTTCAACATATACAGCAGGGAGGTAAACGAGGAATGGTGGTCCTTCACTAATCATCTTGGCAAGCCCTGTATAATCGGGGAATTCCATTTCGGCGCACTTGATAGGGGAATGTTTCACACTGGTTTGGTTGCTGTTGAAAATCAGGAGGAGAGAGGGAAAGCGTATCAGAATTATGTGAGGAGCGTCTGGAAGCTGCCTGCCTTTGTTGGTTGCCATTGGTTCCAGTTCGTGGATGAACCCTTGACGGGAAGATTTGATGGCGAGAATTACAATATAGGTTTTCTCTCTGTTGTGGATTATCCCTATTGGGAGCTCGTGAACTCCGCAAGAGAGATAAACTCTCAAGTCTACAAAATTTTAGGAGGGAAGTAGAATGGAATTTCTGCGAATATCTTTAATACTGCTTCTTTTCATAGGGTTCCTTATCGCCGAAGAGAAGCCATGGTATGAGCGGCTTCTCGTGGGAATAGAGGTCGGTCCGACGGGAGCAAACGATAAAGACGACATCTATATGAGCAAGGCTAATGGAAAAGATATAGTGCGGAATATCCTGAAAGCGAAGGCGGAGTATTTAGTTGTATTTATGAAGGACCAGAACTTTGCATATTATAACTCCAAAATAGCTCGCCAGTGTCCTCAATTGAAGGGGAGGGATTTGTTGAAAGAGGTAATAGAGGAGGCGAAGAAGCATTCTATTCCCGTTATTGCTTATGTGCAGGTGCAGTATGATACCTCATCCTGGCTGGCGCATCCCGAATGGAGGATGAAGGATTGGGAGGGAAACGATATTCCGGGAAGACTCTGCTACAATTCGGGATATATTGAGTTCATAAAATCCATCCTTGAAGAACTTATGAACTATGATATTGCTGGGTTCCATATAGATATGTTGGATTGGGGATTCTCTCCGCCCTATGGATGTTGGTGCGATAAATGCAGGGAGGCTTTCAAGAAGGAATACGGGATTGATATGCCGAAAGGAGTTAGTTGGGATGAGAATTGGGAAAAGGTTTTGGAATTTCGCTACGAATCCGATATGCGCTTTTGCAGGGAGCTTGAGCGCTTTGTCCATTCACGACATCCTGAGCTTTCTATTGATTTCAATTATCACGGGTATCCTCCCTTCTCTTGGTGGACAGCCCAGAAGCCTGTGGGTAAGGCGGAGGATGGGGATTTCGTGACAGCTGAAGGATTGCCCTTTGTCTTCGGGCATACTAATCCGAGCTTTCTTGCACTTTTCATGAAGGGGGCTCGTTCAGATGGGAGAACGCAGGGAGTAACAGGGGTTGGTGTATACGATTATCATGATTTCACTGTTCGCCCCACCCCTGAATTGAAATGGGAGGTTATGACCTATCTCGCTCACGGGGCTTTATGTACAATCGTTGATAAAGCTTACTATGATGGCACCTTCAATCCCTTGGTGTATGAAAGGTTAGGGGAGGTTTTCGCTGAGGCATTGAAAAAGAAGGAGTTTTTCGGACATAAGGAGGTAGCGGAGGTAGGAATCTACTTCTCTTTGAGGACAAGGGATTGGTTTGGAAGGGAGGAACCGGTTAAATATTTCTCAGCGGTGATGGGCGCTCACAAGGCGCTCAAGGAAGCCCATATTCCGATGGCTTTCATAATGGATGAAAATATCTCTCTGGAGAAACTTTTTCAATTTCCCGTTGTTTATCTGCCAAATGTGGCGATATTAAGCGAGGAAGAAGTTTCTCTCTTCAAGGAGTATTTGAAGCGAGGTGGTAAGATTTTAGCTACTGGCTTAACCGGCTGCTACGACAAATATGGCAATCCCCTGGGAAGATGTCTCCTTGAGGATTTGATTGGGGCAAAGCTATCGGAAATTTACGATGTCCATAAAGATAACTATGTGCGTTTCCCCAAAGGAGTAAAAGAGGAGATAGCTCTTGAGGATGTCCCCAAAGATGTGAATATCCTGAATTATTCACCAGTAGCGATTTTTCAACCCATTGAGGCTAAAGGATATGGCGATTTACTCGTAGCTTATCGCTCTCAGGACAACCCTTGGATGGAGCATATGTCAGCTGGCAGGGTTGTAGGGCCGGCGATACTATTTAGGGAATATGGAAAAGGGAAAATAGTCTATCTTCCCTTCTCTCCCGATTCGGCTTTCGTGGGAAATTATCGGATGCCAGAGCATCGCGATTTAATCGCAAGCATAATCCGTTATCTCAATCCTAAACCACCGATAATTGTTAGCACTCAGCCAAACATAGAGATTGTCCTAACCAAAGATGAGAAAAAGAATCGCTTTATAATACATTTTCTCTGCTTCTGCGGCGCTCCAACATCCGCGGCATATCCTTTCCCCGAGGGAAGAAGGGTGTTGCCGACTTTAATGGAGTTCTGTTCGCCTTACGATGCGGAAATAGAAATAAACGTTCCTTTCTCATCTGCTGAAGTAATTGGACCGAAGGGAAGCATCACTCGTCGGGGAAATAAACTTATTCTGAAAACTTCCAATATTCACGAGGTAGTAGTGATAAATCAGTAGGGGCTTTTTCGCAAAACTTCTTCTTTTAATGGATACTTTCCGCAGCTGTGTTTTCCTTCCGGGCAATAGCCGAGGTATTCGCATTTAGCTCCTGCGTCCTCAAACACTGCTGGCAAATGTTTTTTGCAAATTTCAAGCATTCTATTTGCCAACTCCCTTATTTCCCACTGAGCTCTCGCGCAACATCTCTCTCTGAAGAAATGGAGTAACTCCCTGCAGTTCATCGTAACCACTATCTTCGTCTCCACAGCCTGGGGTAAAACGAAACGGGCATCTTCGGCTGCTTCCTTGCCTTTTATCTTCTCTATCCTTTCCCTTATTTTCTTATATCCCTTTTTAATTTCCTCCATCAAACGGAGAAATTCCTCTTTCGCTTCCTTATCTTCCTCAATTGAAGGAGGGATGACGAAGTCAAAATCGTCCATCTTTACATATCTTTGGCTTTGCTGGGAATAGGAAGCTATCCTATGGCGGACGAGTTGGTGAGTGAGGACTCTTGAGACGCCTTCAATAGCGAAAGTGAACTTTGCATGTTCAAGCGGGCTTTCGTGCCCTGATTTAATCAGTTTTCTCACGAATTCCGCCATCTTTTCCTCGGGTTCCTCCCTGAGCTCAATAGCGAAGCGGTCCGAATAACATTGCCTGCCCGCTGAGTAAATAACTACGAGGGCATCACGGGTGAAATCCAAGAGCTCAACATTCATTTTTGCATTGGCCATAATCTTCTCTAAATAATAGTTGTATTATACTATTTTAGAAGATGGTTTGAAAGTTGCAATTGCCTTTATGTGCCTGTGTGGGTCTCGTTTTGAATGATTTCATTAAAAGTGGCTGCCGAGCGTAGCGAGGCGAGATATACTGGCTTTGTCATTGCTGGGATGGGTAAAGGTTTTTGAAAAATAGGGTGATTTAAAATAACGAGAAGAACAAAATGGCTCATATAAAAATCTATACCCATGGATGCGAATCCAACGAAGGAAGGCCTAACGATTTCATTCCTTCGGCTACGATTAAATACTAGATTGCCACACCTTCTGCTTAGCAGAAGGCGTGGCAATGACAACGAGGATAAAGGGGGCTTTTAGGGTGTGGAATTATACAGAAGATATAAATAAGTTTAATTAGTAGTAATGGAGTTTTTTGAGAATGAGGAGTAGCATTTCGGCAAAGGAAGCCCTTGGCGTTTCAATAAGCACAATCTACAATGTGATTATACATAAATTTGACAAGTTTATAGGTTTTTGTTAAAATCTTCAATCATAGCAAAATCTTTGAACAATTTTTCTTTTTTATCGTCATTAATTATGAAAAAGGATTTGTCGGAGGAAAAAGACGAGATTTTGGTTCAAAGAAGCAAAGACGGCGATAAGGAGGCGTTTGACATCTTGGTCCAACGCTATAGAGCTTCCTTATTCAGATTTGTCTATCATTGCCTCCATAATAGGGAGGATGCAGAGGATATTGCCCAAGAAGCATTCGTGAGGGCTTATATTTCCCTTTCTCAATTAAAAGATAATGCTCTTTTTAGAACCTGGCTTTTTAGGATAGCTCTCAATTTGATTAGGGATAACAAGAGAGCGGCGAAGCGAAATCCAACTCTCTCATTTGATTCATATGCCGAAGGTGATGATACTCATGCAGAAACAAAAGGAGATAATGTGGACCCCTCGGACGATGATAGCGAGCTCTTAGCGAGGTTGAGGACGGAAATCGCTTTATTACCAAGTGAGCTAAGAGAGGTTATCATATTGCGAGATTTACAGGGTTTTTCATATGAGGAGATTGCAAAAATGATAAATTGCCCTCTGGGAACAGTTAAATCTCGCCTTTTTTATGCCCGACAAATACTGCGAGAGAGACTCTCATCATTCTTGGGAGATGAGAAAGAATGAAATGTAAGAAAGCCAAATTCCTTTGTTCAGAGCTATTAGATGGCAGGCTAAGTGGCAGAAAGAGAGAAGCCTTGCTCTTGCATCTTTCCACTTGTCCTCATTGTATGAGCTTTTATAAGCAAGTTAAAAAGATTAAGGAGTTAACATCTTCTCTACCAACTCCCGAATTGAGCCCCAATTTCAACGAGGCTGTTATGTATCGCATAGAGAGAAGCAAGGCAGGTCTTAGACCTCGCACCATTTTCCTTTTCAAAAGGAGATTTGCTCTCTTTTTACTTCCTTTGGTTCTCATCGCTTTAGCTTTGATATCCGTGTTTCATAATAAACCCGATGAGAACGAGTTGCTGAGGAGTTATCGGAAGGAGCACTTTATATATACACTCCAAAATCCATTGATTTCCGCTGATTCAGCGGTAAAGATGCTTCTTATTTCGGGTCAAGAATGAGGAAGATTCTCCTTATTATCATCGCGCTTGCTTTTGCAATTGTCTCGTTGCCCATAGATTCTTTCTCCCTTCTACGTGAATATTTTGGGAAGGGAAAGAAGGCGAGCTATATGGGTAGACAAATACAGCTTGTATATACACCAAAGGGTTATCTTAAATTTGAAGCTATCATTAAGCAAGCCCCTTCGGGTAAGACGAGGTTGGAGTTCCTCTCACCGCGACCTTTTTCGGGCTATGTCATTGTATGGGGGGAAGAAGGGGGAGCGCTTATCCCTCCTAAGAGAGGGAGGATGTCATTCCCCCGCTTCGTTCCGGCAAGAGATTTATGGGATATTCACTTGGACCTTCTCTCAAAGAGCGCCAGAGTTAGTCAGCTGGGCGAGGAGAAGGTGATTGGAAGGAAGGCGAGCGTTTTTCTCGTTAAACCCGCCTATGTAAAAGGGGGATACTACAAACTTTGGGTAGATAAGGCAACGGGAATTCGTCTTAAAACAGAGCGCTATTCTCCTTCTGGCAAGCTTTTATTCTCCATATCGCTGGTTTCACTTCAGCTCAATCCGTCTTTAAAAGAGGAAGAGTTCGAGGTTCCAGGCTTTAGGACAGAGTCAAGAAACTATTCGCTTGAAGAAATGGAAAAGCTTCTTCACTTTCGCCCGCTTCTTCCCACTTATATCCCTCCCGGCTACAAAATCCTCCACAAAAGACCTTTCATGGACAGAAGGTGGAAAGGAGTTATTATCCATTTAACAGATGGATTGAACCCAATAACAATTATGGAAACGTTCAGTCCACGTAGACATCTAAATGCTCCTATCCCTTCCCAGCCCGAAATCGTTTTTCTCAACATACAGGGATACAGCGTTTTCCTCACTGGCAATGTGGATAGAGAGGTCTTGGAGAAAGTGGGGCGCTCTCTTAAATAAAGATGACGAGGGAAGTTAGAATAGGGAATATAAAAATTGGCGGTGGGAACCCCATAGCGGTGCAATCTATGACTCGTTCCCCCACCAAGGATGTTAGTAAGGTAGTTGAAGAGATAAAGAGGTTTGAAATGGCAGGCTGTGAAATAGTGAGGGTGGCTGTGCCGGATGAGGAATCAGCCGAGGCAATTGAAGAAATTAAGGAAAAAATTTCCATTCCTTTAGTGGCTGATATCCATTTCAATTGGCGTCTCGCATTGATAGCTTTGGAGAAGGGAGCGGACAAGATAAGGATAAATCCGGGGACAATTGGAAGTAAGGAGGGTGTAAGAGAGATAGTAAAAGCGGCAAAGGATAGGGGAGTCCCGATTCGCATTGGTGTCAATGCAGGCTCGCTTCCCAAGGATATTTTGATAAAATATAAAGGCTCAATTCCAGAAGCTATGGTGGAGTCAGCGATTAGGGAGGTAGAAATACTTGAGGAAGAAGGATTTCAGGATATAGTTGTCTCCTTAAAGGCATTTGACATTCCCACAACTGTTTCAGCTTATGAGCGATTTTCTCAATTAAGGGATTATCCCTTGCACATAGGTATAACTGAAGCGGGACCTATGCCAGAAGGGGCTATAAGGTCTGCAGTGGGCTTGGGTATTCTTTTGAGCAAGGGAATTGGGGACACTATTAGGGTATCTTTAACGGCTGACGGGGTGAAGGAAGTAGAGGTAGCTTGGGAGATATTGAGCAGTTTAAATGTAAGGAAGAGGGGATATATAATAGTTTCCTGTCCTATGTGCGCTAGGTGCTCTGTGCCTTTAATAGAGATAGCGGAGAGGGTAAAGGAGAAATTAAGGGCACTTCCTCCGCGCCCCATAAAGGTCGCGGTTATGGGATGTGAGGTAAATGGACCAGGGGAAGCAAGGGACGCGGATATAGGATTGGCATTTGGGAAGACAGGAGCAGTGTTGTTTGTTAAA encodes:
- a CDS encoding beta-galactosidase, giving the protein MLALVGMFVFANLQPFVISSFEEKGELEKIVCNSTKIERTTVGATHGRYALKVEFLPSAWPNIYFKVGQAFQSGDWSGFGGLVVDVTNPQKQAIALHIRVDDDFSADGINHCRTGYISLKPNSKTTIAMPLKSAIPPGMRGGPPILPGASMMGVSGPELDWSHIVAFQFFLSQPEKPVALIFDNIRLVPISPQNWKGIVDRYGQYAGSDWKGKVHRDVDFKKQLEEEEKWLKAHPSFPDRDEFGGWKDGPQLKATGFFRTAYVEEGKETEPPKDLKEGKGRWWLVTPTGHLFFSLGIDCVGHWEVSPIKGREYLFSWLPSSEDPLREFYQDDKINFYAMNLKRKYGDNWQEKWREMVKKRLPAWGFNTIGNWSSSEVFKQGIPYVVAIHYGGDFARFPMPDVFDERFKRTVERVIDNATREWRDDPWCLGYFVDNELPWGGWGGDPGSRYQLVLRALASDGKLYTKREFTRILREKYGDIEKINKAWNIKVESWDEFLEKPVHLPPQMTQECIADLSELLTHFARKYFQVVRDALKRYAPNQLYLGCRFASRPWEVVKVSAEFCDVVSFNIYSREVNEEWWSFTNHLGKPCIIGEFHFGALDRGMFHTGLVAVENQEERGKAYQNYVRSVWKLPAFVGCHWFQFVDEPLTGRFDGENYNIGFLSVVDYPYWELVNSAREINSQVYKILGGK
- a CDS encoding beta-galactosidase trimerization domain-containing protein yields the protein MEFLRISLILLLFIGFLIAEEKPWYERLLVGIEVGPTGANDKDDIYMSKANGKDIVRNILKAKAEYLVVFMKDQNFAYYNSKIARQCPQLKGRDLLKEVIEEAKKHSIPVIAYVQVQYDTSSWLAHPEWRMKDWEGNDIPGRLCYNSGYIEFIKSILEELMNYDIAGFHIDMLDWGFSPPYGCWCDKCREAFKKEYGIDMPKGVSWDENWEKVLEFRYESDMRFCRELERFVHSRHPELSIDFNYHGYPPFSWWTAQKPVGKAEDGDFVTAEGLPFVFGHTNPSFLALFMKGARSDGRTQGVTGVGVYDYHDFTVRPTPELKWEVMTYLAHGALCTIVDKAYYDGTFNPLVYERLGEVFAEALKKKEFFGHKEVAEVGIYFSLRTRDWFGREEPVKYFSAVMGAHKALKEAHIPMAFIMDENISLEKLFQFPVVYLPNVAILSEEEVSLFKEYLKRGGKILATGLTGCYDKYGNPLGRCLLEDLIGAKLSEIYDVHKDNYVRFPKGVKEEIALEDVPKDVNILNYSPVAIFQPIEAKGYGDLLVAYRSQDNPWMEHMSAGRVVGPAILFREYGKGKIVYLPFSPDSAFVGNYRMPEHRDLIASIIRYLNPKPPIIVSTQPNIEIVLTKDEKKNRFIIHFLCFCGAPTSAAYPFPEGRRVLPTLMEFCSPYDAEIEINVPFSSAEVIGPKGSITRRGNKLILKTSNIHEVVVINQ
- a CDS encoding FAD-dependent thymidylate synthase is translated as MANAKMNVELLDFTRDALVVIYSAGRQCYSDRFAIELREEPEEKMAEFVRKLIKSGHESPLEHAKFTFAIEGVSRVLTHQLVRHRIASYSQQSQRYVKMDDFDFVIPPSIEEDKEAKEEFLRLMEEIKKGYKKIRERIEKIKGKEAAEDARFVLPQAVETKIVVTMNCRELLHFFRERCCARAQWEIRELANRMLEICKKHLPAVFEDAGAKCEYLGYCPEGKHSCGKYPLKEEVLRKSPY
- a CDS encoding sigma-70 family RNA polymerase sigma factor — translated: MKKDLSEEKDEILVQRSKDGDKEAFDILVQRYRASLFRFVYHCLHNREDAEDIAQEAFVRAYISLSQLKDNALFRTWLFRIALNLIRDNKRAAKRNPTLSFDSYAEGDDTHAETKGDNVDPSDDDSELLARLRTEIALLPSELREVIILRDLQGFSYEEIAKMINCPLGTVKSRLFYARQILRERLSSFLGDEKE
- a CDS encoding zf-HC2 domain-containing protein, which gives rise to MKCKKAKFLCSELLDGRLSGRKREALLLHLSTCPHCMSFYKQVKKIKELTSSLPTPELSPNFNEAVMYRIERSKAGLRPRTIFLFKRRFALFLLPLVLIALALISVFHNKPDENELLRSYRKEHFIYTLQNPLISADSAVKMLLISGQE
- the ispG gene encoding flavodoxin-dependent (E)-4-hydroxy-3-methylbut-2-enyl-diphosphate synthase, encoding MTREVRIGNIKIGGGNPIAVQSMTRSPTKDVSKVVEEIKRFEMAGCEIVRVAVPDEESAEAIEEIKEKISIPLVADIHFNWRLALIALEKGADKIRINPGTIGSKEGVREIVKAAKDRGVPIRIGVNAGSLPKDILIKYKGSIPEAMVESAIREVEILEEEGFQDIVVSLKAFDIPTTVSAYERFSQLRDYPLHIGITEAGPMPEGAIRSAVGLGILLSKGIGDTIRVSLTADGVKEVEVAWEILSSLNVRKRGYIIVSCPMCARCSVPLIEIAERVKEKLRALPPRPIKVAVMGCEVNGPGEARDADIGLAFGKTGAVLFVKGNAIKSIAFPRAIEEFLEELMKLV